The proteins below come from a single Blattabacterium cuenoti genomic window:
- the carB gene encoding carbamoyl-phosphate synthase (glutamine-hydrolyzing) large subunit, with translation MNENKVDKVLLLGSGALKIGEAGEFDYSGTQALKALKEEGIYTILINPNIATVQTSKGIADKVYFLPLTLFFIKKVIKKERPQGLLLSFGGQTALNCGIQLFKEGIIEQYNIKILGTSIESIIKSEDRNLFRNRLSDINIKTAKSFVVNSIDDAIYHSLEIGFPVIVRSAYTLGGLGSGFSKNIHDLNQLIRKSFSYSSQVIVEEYLEGWKEVEYEIVRDKYDNCIAVCNMENLDPIGIHTGESIVVAPSQTLTNDEYFFLRKLAIRIARNFNIIGECNIQFALSSKSEDYRVIEINARLSRSSALASKATGYPLAFIAAKLSMGYGLHELKNSVTKNTTAFFEPALDYVVCKIPRWDLKKFYGVSNQIGSSMKSVGEIMAIGATFEEAIQKGIRMLDIGMQGFINHKKKLLSSQLLREFLKNPTDQRIFLIEDALEKGFTIKEIHYLTKIDPWFLYQLNNIFKIKKEIDSFNSWKDIPDDLLWKAKKKGFSDIQIASFFIKKENKSISDLEEEIREYRKIKNIIPYVRQIDTLAAEYPSKTNYLYLTYHAIQHDISYENDKNSVITLGSGVYRIGSSVEFDWCCVNALNTIKKKSYRSIIINYNPETVSTDFDICDRLYFEELTLERILDIIDLENPKGTIVSMGGQIPNNLVIKLYKKKVKILGTSPIAIDKVENRYKFSRIMDYLRIQQPKWKELSDFDSILQFIKKVDYPILIRPSYVLSGSDMSVISNKEELIYYMNQRKSYISPKYPLIITEFIQNAKEIELDAVSQNGKIIYNAISEHVEFAGVHSGDATLVYPPYNISTSTLNKIIHISNKISKYFGISGPFNIQFLYKKNELKVIECNLRASRSFPFVSKISHFNMIDIATQVILGIKKCKVDSNFLYKKKFFGVKASQFSFSRLQNADPILGVDMASTGEVACLGDTFHEALLKSMISVGYTIPKKNVLISGGPIESKNELLEVLKLLHYKGYILFSTEGTNNFLLKNRIPSIKVDWPNIKSRSNVLELIKNRKLDLIINIPKNLRKKELDNDYTIRRCAVDFNIPLITNTRLAKAFIQAFCNLSMEKLLIKSWNEYKI, from the coding sequence ATGAATGAAAATAAAGTAGATAAAGTTCTTTTATTAGGTTCTGGGGCTTTAAAAATTGGAGAAGCCGGAGAATTTGATTATTCTGGAACACAAGCGTTAAAAGCTCTTAAAGAAGAAGGCATTTATACTATATTAATTAATCCTAATATTGCTACTGTTCAAACTTCTAAAGGAATTGCAGATAAGGTTTATTTTCTTCCTTTAACTTTATTCTTTATCAAAAAGGTTATCAAAAAAGAAAGACCTCAAGGTCTATTATTATCTTTTGGTGGACAAACTGCATTAAATTGCGGAATACAACTTTTTAAAGAAGGTATTATAGAGCAATATAATATTAAAATATTGGGGACTTCTATTGAGTCAATTATTAAAAGCGAAGATAGAAATTTATTTAGAAATAGGTTAAGCGATATTAACATAAAAACTGCAAAAAGTTTTGTAGTAAATTCTATAGATGATGCTATTTATCACTCTTTAGAAATAGGATTTCCTGTTATTGTTCGATCTGCCTATACTCTTGGAGGTTTAGGAAGTGGATTTTCTAAAAACATTCATGATTTAAATCAGTTAATTAGAAAATCTTTTTCATATTCTTCTCAAGTTATTGTAGAAGAATACCTAGAAGGATGGAAAGAGGTAGAATATGAAATAGTTAGAGATAAATATGATAATTGTATTGCTGTATGTAATATGGAAAATTTAGATCCCATAGGTATTCATACCGGAGAAAGTATTGTAGTGGCTCCATCGCAAACGTTAACAAATGATGAATATTTTTTTCTTAGAAAGCTAGCTATACGTATAGCTAGAAACTTTAATATTATTGGAGAATGCAATATTCAATTTGCTTTAAGTTCTAAATCAGAAGATTATAGAGTTATTGAAATTAATGCAAGACTTTCTAGATCCAGTGCATTAGCTTCTAAGGCTACAGGTTATCCTTTAGCATTTATTGCAGCAAAATTATCGATGGGTTATGGATTACACGAATTAAAAAATTCTGTCACAAAAAATACTACTGCTTTCTTTGAACCAGCTTTAGATTATGTAGTATGTAAAATTCCTAGATGGGATTTGAAAAAATTTTACGGTGTATCTAATCAGATTGGAAGTAGTATGAAAAGTGTCGGAGAAATTATGGCAATTGGAGCTACTTTTGAAGAAGCCATTCAAAAGGGAATTAGAATGTTGGACATAGGGATGCAAGGTTTTATAAATCATAAAAAAAAATTGTTATCTAGTCAGTTATTACGAGAATTTCTTAAAAATCCTACTGATCAAAGAATATTCTTAATCGAAGATGCTTTAGAAAAAGGTTTTACTATTAAAGAAATACACTATCTTACTAAAATAGATCCATGGTTTTTATATCAATTGAATAATATTTTTAAAATAAAAAAAGAAATAGATTCTTTTAATTCTTGGAAAGATATACCAGACGATTTATTGTGGAAAGCAAAGAAAAAAGGATTTTCAGATATACAAATAGCTAGTTTTTTTATCAAAAAAGAAAATAAAAGTATCTCGGATTTAGAAGAAGAAATAAGAGAATATAGAAAAATAAAAAATATCATTCCCTATGTTAGACAAATTGATACTTTAGCGGCTGAATATCCTTCAAAAACTAACTATTTATATTTAACTTATCATGCCATTCAACATGATATATCTTATGAAAACGATAAAAATTCTGTAATAACATTGGGATCTGGAGTTTATAGAATTGGAAGTAGTGTGGAATTTGACTGGTGTTGTGTAAATGCACTAAATACTATCAAAAAAAAATCTTATAGATCTATAATCATTAATTACAATCCAGAAACAGTAAGTACTGATTTTGATATATGCGATAGATTATATTTTGAAGAACTTACTTTAGAACGGATATTAGATATTATTGATTTAGAAAATCCTAAAGGTACTATTGTTTCTATGGGTGGTCAAATCCCTAACAATTTAGTTATAAAACTTTACAAGAAAAAAGTAAAAATTTTAGGAACTTCCCCGATTGCTATCGATAAAGTAGAAAATAGATATAAGTTTTCAAGAATTATGGATTATTTGAGAATACAACAACCAAAATGGAAAGAATTATCTGATTTTGATAGTATTTTACAATTTATCAAAAAGGTAGATTATCCTATTTTGATAAGACCATCTTATGTACTTTCAGGATCCGATATGAGTGTTATTTCTAATAAAGAAGAATTAATTTATTATATGAATCAAAGAAAATCATATATATCTCCAAAATATCCATTAATCATTACAGAATTTATACAAAATGCAAAAGAAATTGAGTTAGATGCTGTTTCTCAAAATGGAAAAATTATATATAACGCTATATCAGAGCACGTAGAGTTTGCAGGAGTACATTCAGGTGATGCAACATTGGTTTATCCTCCGTATAACATTTCTACATCTACATTAAATAAAATCATTCATATATCTAATAAAATATCAAAATATTTTGGTATATCTGGTCCTTTTAACATTCAATTTTTATATAAAAAAAATGAATTAAAAGTAATTGAATGTAATTTAAGAGCTTCCAGAAGCTTTCCTTTTGTATCTAAAATTTCTCATTTTAATATGATAGATATTGCTACTCAGGTAATTCTTGGAATTAAGAAATGCAAAGTAGATTCAAATTTTTTGTATAAAAAAAAATTTTTTGGGGTTAAAGCCTCTCAGTTTTCTTTTTCTCGTTTACAAAACGCAGATCCTATATTAGGAGTAGATATGGCTTCTACCGGAGAGGTAGCATGTTTAGGAGATACCTTCCATGAAGCTCTTTTAAAATCTATGATTTCTGTCGGTTATACTATTCCAAAGAAAAATGTATTAATATCTGGTGGTCCTATTGAATCTAAAAATGAACTTTTAGAAGTATTAAAATTGTTACATTATAAAGGTTATATATTATTTTCAACAGAAGGAACTAATAATTTTCTATTAAAAAATAGAATTCCATCAATAAAAGTTGATTGGCCTAACATAAAATCACGATCTAATGTACTTGAATTAATAAAAAATAGAAAATTGGATCTTATTATAAATATTCCTAAAAATCTTAGAAAAAAAGAATTAGATAATGATTATACTATAAGACGTTGTGCTGTAGACTTTAACATTCCTCTAATTACTAATACTCGTTTAGCTAAAGCTTTTATACAAGCATTTTGTAATTTATCTATGGAAAAACTTTTAATAAAATCTTGGAATGAATATAAAATATGA
- the trxA gene encoding thioredoxin: protein MLQEINDTDFDKLVVHSKSNKPILVDFWAPWCAPCRSLSILLEEIFLEYKKKSLFFKLNVDNNPKSSSKYNIRSIPTIIFFKNGIKKDIHIGIASKESIQNKLDGLIDGSGSSVG, encoded by the coding sequence ATGTTACAAGAAATTAACGATACTGATTTTGATAAATTGGTAGTACATTCCAAGTCCAATAAACCTATTTTAGTAGATTTTTGGGCCCCATGGTGTGCTCCTTGTAGATCTCTTTCTATTTTATTAGAAGAGATATTTTTAGAATATAAAAAAAAATCGTTATTTTTTAAATTAAATGTTGATAATAATCCTAAATCTTCTTCTAAGTATAATATAAGAAGTATTCCGACTATTATTTTTTTTAAAAATGGTATAAAAAAAGATATCCATATTGGAATAGCATCTAAAGAATCTATTCAAAATAAATTGGATGGTTTGATTGATGGGTCTGGTAGTTCAGTTGGTTAG
- the argB gene encoding acetylglutamate kinase, translating to MKIHVVKMGGRLIHDKKLLNISISYFCKLKGSKILVHGGGSKADYFLDQMNIPKKIIQGRRITDKTTLDIVVMTYAGVLNKNIVSLLQYYHCNAIGLCGADGNCIKSYIREKVNDINYGYVGDIKESKDINTNFIKLLLRNNITPVFCSITHDGMGNLLNTNADTIASNIAVSLSKQKCSIELHFCFDKIGVLRKIDDSNSYFRKINFSLFQEIIQNNFVFGGMIPKLENAFFALKNGVSKVSIGLPNYLMDSSKKTILCL from the coding sequence ATGAAAATTCATGTAGTAAAAATGGGGGGTAGGTTAATTCATGACAAAAAATTGCTGAATATTTCTATCAGTTATTTTTGTAAACTAAAAGGATCTAAAATATTAGTTCATGGAGGAGGTAGTAAAGCAGATTATTTTTTAGATCAAATGAATATTCCTAAAAAAATAATACAAGGTAGAAGGATAACAGATAAAACAACTTTAGATATAGTTGTTATGACTTATGCAGGAGTTCTTAATAAGAATATTGTTTCTTTATTACAATATTATCATTGTAATGCAATTGGGTTATGTGGTGCAGATGGTAATTGTATTAAATCTTATATACGTGAAAAAGTCAATGATATAAATTATGGATATGTAGGAGATATCAAAGAAAGTAAAGATATCAATACCAATTTTATAAAATTATTATTAAGGAATAATATAACACCTGTATTTTGTTCGATAACTCATGATGGTATGGGAAATCTTTTGAATACAAATGCAGATACTATTGCTTCTAATATTGCGGTTTCTTTATCAAAACAAAAATGTAGTATAGAATTACATTTTTGTTTTGATAAAATAGGAGTTTTACGAAAAATAGATGATTCTAATTCTTATTTTAGAAAAATAAATTTTTCTTTATTTCAAGAAATAATACAAAATAATTTTGTTTTTGGTGGTATGATCCCTAAATTGGAAAATGCTTTTTTTGCATTAAAAAATGGAGTATCTAAAGTAAGTATTGGATTACCTAATTATTTAATGGATTCCAGTAAAAAAACTATACTATGTCTGTAG
- the carA gene encoding glutamine-hydrolyzing carbamoyl-phosphate synthase small subunit: MKNHKKKRKGTLVLEDGTKYEGDHFGYPKSSSGELVFNTAMTGYIESMTDPSYHGQILIYTYPMIGNYGVPTIIKNEEIPKFYESDKIQISGVVVTYYSNHPHHWNMDQSLCDWLYNNEIPGIYNVDTRSIAKKIRKNGGSTLGKILLDNENISFYDPNHENLSDKVSTKKKIIYGNGKYRILLIDFGLKNNILRCLLRRNCTIVRVPWNYNFTEEEYDGLFLSNGPGNPILYKEPVEYIRIAMKKNKPIFGICLGNQLLGIAAGGKTYKLKNAHRSHNQPVVSLQNGKHFITSQNHGYVLDYDYLSPIDWKIFFKNLNDDTCEGIIHNYKPFFSVQFHPEASGGPTDTDFLFDLFIDLIKKTI, encoded by the coding sequence ATGAAAAATCATAAAAAAAAAAGAAAAGGTACTCTTGTTCTAGAAGATGGAACAAAATATGAAGGGGATCACTTTGGATATCCCAAGTCTTCCTCTGGAGAATTAGTATTTAATACCGCAATGACTGGTTATATAGAAAGTATGACGGATCCATCTTATCATGGTCAAATTTTGATTTATACTTATCCTATGATTGGAAATTATGGGGTTCCTACTATTATAAAAAATGAAGAAATTCCTAAATTTTATGAGTCTGATAAAATTCAGATATCAGGTGTTGTTGTCACATATTATTCGAATCATCCACATCATTGGAATATGGATCAATCTTTATGTGATTGGTTATATAATAATGAAATTCCTGGAATTTATAATGTAGATACTAGATCTATTGCCAAAAAAATTAGAAAAAATGGTGGATCTACGTTAGGAAAAATATTATTAGATAATGAAAATATATCTTTTTATGATCCTAATCATGAAAATCTTTCTGATAAAGTTTCCACTAAAAAAAAAATTATATATGGAAATGGAAAATATAGAATATTACTTATAGATTTTGGATTGAAAAATAATATTTTAAGATGTCTTTTACGAAGAAATTGTACTATTGTAAGAGTTCCTTGGAATTATAATTTTACTGAAGAAGAATATGATGGACTTTTTTTATCTAATGGACCTGGAAATCCTATTCTCTATAAAGAGCCAGTAGAATACATTCGTATAGCTATGAAAAAAAACAAACCTATATTCGGAATCTGTTTAGGTAATCAACTGTTAGGAATTGCTGCAGGAGGAAAAACCTATAAATTAAAAAACGCGCATAGAAGTCATAATCAACCGGTTGTATCATTACAGAATGGAAAACATTTTATTACATCTCAAAATCATGGATATGTTTTAGATTATGATTATCTATCACCCATAGATTGGAAAATATTTTTTAAAAATTTAAATGACGATACTTGTGAGGGAATTATTCATAATTATAAACCTTTTTTTTCAGTACAATTTCATCCGGAAGCTTCAGGGGGCCCCACAGATACAGATTTTTTATTCGATTTATTTATTGATTTGATTAAAAAAACTATATAA
- a CDS encoding M20 family metallo-hydrolase, producing the protein MSVVNMNLLKKEAIQLLMSMINTPSLSKQEYQVSFLIENYLSRYGFSVNRRFNNIWTENINYSKSKLLRTILLNSHHDTVKPGKNWITNPFKSVKKGDKLIGLGSNDAGGSVVSMISTFIYLSKLSELPYRLILSITAEEEISGSSGVSSILPELGKIDLGIIGEPTKMQVAIAEKGLMVLDCIAEGKTSHSARNSGINAIYIATRDIEFLKNFSFKRTSKLLGKTTLNITQIHGGIQHNVIPDICSFVIDIRTNDLYNNKELIDIIQKKIFSRIYPRSYHLNSSFINPKHPIVLKAKSIGIKTYGSPTLSDQSVMPFSTIKMGVGDSLRSHTSNEYILITEIMEGIDIYIRLLKDFSF; encoded by the coding sequence ATGTCTGTAGTTAATATGAATCTATTAAAGAAAGAAGCCATTCAATTACTGATGAGTATGATTAATACTCCTTCTCTTTCTAAACAAGAATATCAAGTATCTTTTTTAATAGAAAATTATCTTAGTAGGTATGGGTTTAGTGTTAATAGAAGATTCAACAATATTTGGACAGAAAACATTAATTATTCCAAAAGTAAATTGTTGCGAACTATATTATTAAATTCTCATCATGATACCGTAAAACCAGGAAAAAACTGGATTACAAATCCTTTTAAATCTGTAAAAAAAGGTGATAAATTAATCGGTTTAGGAAGTAATGATGCTGGTGGATCAGTCGTATCTATGATATCTACCTTTATATATTTAAGCAAATTATCAGAGTTACCATATAGATTAATACTTTCCATTACTGCAGAAGAAGAAATATCAGGATCTTCTGGGGTATCTTCAATACTTCCAGAATTGGGAAAAATAGATTTGGGAATTATAGGAGAACCAACAAAAATGCAAGTAGCTATTGCAGAAAAAGGTTTAATGGTCTTAGATTGTATTGCTGAAGGAAAAACTAGCCATTCTGCTAGAAATAGTGGAATAAATGCTATTTATATAGCTACCAGAGATATAGAGTTTTTGAAAAATTTTTCTTTTAAGAGAACATCTAAACTTTTAGGTAAAACAACATTGAATATCACTCAAATCCATGGAGGTATTCAACATAATGTTATTCCTGATATTTGTTCTTTTGTTATAGATATTAGAACTAATGATTTATATAATAATAAAGAATTAATAGATATCATACAAAAAAAAATTTTTTCCAGAATATATCCACGTTCTTATCATTTAAACTCTTCTTTTATAAATCCAAAACATCCTATTGTATTAAAAGCTAAATCCATAGGGATAAAAACCTATGGATCTCCCACTCTTTCTGATCAAAGTGTTATGCCATTTTCTACTATTAAAATGGGAGTAGGAGATAGTTTACGTTCTCATACATCTAATGAATATATATTAATAACGGAAATTATGGAAGGAATAGATATTTATATTCGTTTGTTAAAAGATTTTAGCTTTTGA
- the ribB gene encoding 3,4-dihydroxy-2-butanone-4-phosphate synthase, translating into MIIFYPHKNFKSLSNVEKAINDIKKGKVIIVVDDKNRENEGDFIVAAEKITPSIVNFFITHGRGLVCVSLTEEKCDQLKLKMMVKNNTDPNKTAFTVSVDLRGYGVSTGISVHDRAKTILALVNEKNPDLFNKPGHIFPLRAKKGGVLERPGHTEAAIDLTKMAGCSPGGVLVEILNTDGSMARWPKLIKLAKKLNMKILSIEDIIKYKKYSGLDGT; encoded by the coding sequence ATGATTATTTTTTATCCCCATAAAAACTTTAAAAGTTTATCTAATGTTGAAAAAGCAATCAACGATATAAAAAAAGGAAAAGTTATTATTGTAGTTGATGATAAAAATAGAGAAAATGAAGGAGATTTTATAGTTGCAGCTGAAAAAATAACTCCCAGCATTGTTAATTTTTTTATCACTCATGGTCGTGGGTTAGTTTGTGTCTCTTTAACAGAGGAAAAATGTGATCAGCTAAAACTGAAAATGATGGTAAAAAATAATACAGACCCAAACAAAACCGCTTTTACAGTTTCTGTAGATTTACGTGGATATGGTGTCAGTACTGGAATTTCTGTTCATGATCGAGCAAAAACAATATTGGCACTGGTAAATGAAAAAAATCCTGATTTATTTAATAAACCAGGACATATTTTTCCATTACGTGCAAAAAAAGGTGGTGTCTTAGAAAGACCTGGACATACAGAAGCTGCTATAGATTTAACTAAAATGGCTGGATGTAGTCCGGGTGGAGTTTTAGTTGAAATATTAAATACAGATGGATCTATGGCTAGATGGCCAAAACTTATAAAGTTAGCAAAAAAATTGAATATGAAAATTCTATCAATAGAAGATATCATAAAATATAAAAAATATAGCGGTCTGGACGGGACTTGA
- a CDS encoding DNA translocase FtsK 4TM domain-containing protein: protein MKKYKSSIKNKRENIKNIIISFFLLGTSIFFSLSFLSFFFHWENDQSQIINFLSKETITENLLGKIGAIISHYFIYYGIGISAIFIPILLFITGLIILIQKKFIINNFYKSITYNFIFLSIWIPITSYFIIPNEGGVFCGVFGFEIGNLFVYLFGTIGSYIILIISMIVYINIIYSNIEKKIRYRKILFQNFSFLKNLKMKNYKKKIVFNYNDDYRISYPIIKHKKNTIKLLDIEKNVEFNKKKIIKILNYYQIKISQINAIIGPTIILYEISPHIGVRISKIKNLEREIALNLSAQSIRIIAPIPGKSTIGIEIPNKKRHIVHINDILFSEENKKKSCSMELPISLGKTIFNENFIVDLTEMPHLLIAGSTGQGKSVGLNAIIIFLLYNKNPEEIKFILIDPKKVELSIYKKISKYYFAMFPNYTGNNVISDLDEIENILDSLCKEMEKRYNILERYKVRNIIEYNKKECKNKSKLPYIILMIDEFADILSYKSKKTKIIEKYLIRLAQLARAVGIHLIIATQRPSVDVITGLIKSNFTARIAFKVGSKIDSITILDCTGAEKLVGKGDLLFSNKNEIIRLQCPFIDSSYIQKIVNYYNRYCNKKKEYFLPNPGKNK from the coding sequence ATGAAAAAATATAAATCATCTATAAAAAATAAAAGAGAAAATATAAAAAATATTATTATTAGTTTTTTTTTATTAGGGACAAGTATTTTTTTTAGTCTAAGTTTTTTATCATTTTTTTTTCATTGGGAAAATGATCAAAGTCAAATAATAAATTTTTTGTCAAAAGAAACAATAACAGAAAATTTACTAGGAAAAATTGGAGCTATTATTTCTCATTATTTTATTTATTATGGGATAGGAATTAGTGCTATATTTATACCAATTTTATTGTTTATAACTGGATTAATAATTTTAATTCAAAAAAAATTTATAATAAACAATTTTTACAAATCCATTACATATAATTTTATATTTTTAAGCATTTGGATTCCTATAACTTCGTATTTTATTATTCCAAATGAAGGAGGTGTATTTTGCGGAGTTTTTGGATTTGAAATAGGTAATTTATTCGTTTATTTATTCGGAACAATAGGATCTTATATCATCCTTATAATAAGTATGATCGTTTATATCAACATTATCTATTCTAACATAGAAAAAAAAATAAGATATAGAAAAATATTGTTCCAAAATTTTTCATTTCTAAAAAATTTAAAAATGAAAAATTATAAAAAAAAAATAGTTTTCAATTATAATGATGATTATCGTATAAGTTATCCAATAATAAAACATAAAAAAAATACAATAAAATTATTAGATATAGAAAAAAATGTAGAATTCAATAAAAAAAAAATAATTAAAATTCTTAACTATTATCAAATAAAAATATCTCAAATAAATGCTATAATAGGTCCTACAATTATTTTGTATGAAATATCTCCTCATATAGGAGTTCGTATATCTAAAATAAAAAATTTAGAAAGGGAAATTGCTTTGAATTTATCGGCTCAATCTATAAGAATTATAGCTCCGATACCTGGAAAAAGTACTATAGGAATAGAAATTCCTAATAAAAAACGTCATATTGTACATATCAATGATATTCTTTTTTCAGAAGAAAATAAAAAAAAAAGTTGTAGTATGGAACTACCTATATCATTAGGAAAAACAATTTTTAATGAAAACTTTATAGTAGATTTAACAGAAATGCCTCATTTACTTATAGCAGGATCCACTGGACAGGGGAAATCTGTAGGATTAAATGCAATAATAATTTTTCTATTATATAATAAAAATCCAGAAGAAATAAAATTTATTTTGATTGATCCAAAAAAAGTTGAACTATCTATATACAAAAAAATATCAAAATATTATTTTGCAATGTTTCCAAACTATACAGGAAATAATGTAATATCAGATTTAGATGAAATAGAAAACATACTGGATTCCTTATGTAAGGAAATGGAAAAAAGATATAACATTTTAGAACGATACAAAGTAAGAAATATAATAGAATATAATAAAAAAGAATGCAAAAATAAATCAAAATTACCTTATATAATATTAATGATTGATGAATTCGCAGATATATTGTCATATAAATCTAAAAAAACAAAAATAATTGAAAAGTATCTAATCCGTTTAGCTCAACTAGCTAGAGCCGTAGGGATACATTTAATTATCGCTACACAACGTCCATCAGTAGATGTTATTACTGGATTAATAAAATCTAATTTTACTGCAAGAATTGCATTTAAAGTAGGATCTAAAATAGATTCTATAACTATACTAGACTGTACGGGGGCTGAAAAATTAGTAGGAAAAGGAGATTTATTATTTTCCAATAAAAATGAAATAATCCGTTTACAATGTCCTTTTATAGATTCATCATACATTCAAAAAATTGTCAATTATTACAATAGATACTGTAATAAAAAAAAAGAATATTTTTTACCAAATCCTGGTAAAAATAAATAA
- a CDS encoding Rossmann-fold NAD(P)-binding domain-containing protein, translated as MKNFFSVEDVINVYDIINESLLLKKKPFLFQKIGKNKTIGLVFFNPSLRTRISCQKAAFNLGCNVWVLDINKDSWKIEMDDGNIMINTQEHIKEAISVMSLYCDILAVRTFPNLFDKDYDYNEILFKKILLYSKVPVVNLESATLHPLQSLADVITIAEYSSFFKSKCKVVLSWAPHIKSLPHSVANSFSQWISKIKEIDFIIACPKEYNLHEKFSNHAKIFHNQYEAFKNANFIYAKNWSSFSNYGKVIDIDDNWMITEDKMKITNKAKFMHCLPVRRNIVVEDSVLDSNDSIILEQANNRIYAAQIIFLKILQFL; from the coding sequence ATGAAAAATTTTTTCAGTGTGGAAGATGTTATCAATGTATATGATATTATTAATGAATCTCTTCTTCTTAAGAAGAAGCCATTTTTATTCCAAAAAATAGGAAAAAATAAAACAATTGGATTAGTGTTTTTTAATCCTTCATTACGGACTAGAATAAGTTGTCAAAAAGCAGCTTTCAATTTAGGATGTAATGTTTGGGTATTAGATATTAATAAGGATTCTTGGAAAATTGAAATGGATGATGGAAATATAATGATAAATACACAGGAACATATTAAAGAAGCTATTTCTGTTATGAGTTTATATTGTGATATACTTGCAGTCAGAACATTTCCGAATTTATTCGATAAAGATTATGATTATAATGAAATTTTATTTAAAAAAATATTACTTTATTCTAAAGTACCAGTAGTAAATTTAGAAAGCGCTACTTTACATCCTTTACAATCTTTAGCGGATGTAATTACAATTGCGGAATATAGTTCTTTTTTTAAGAGTAAATGTAAAGTAGTGTTAAGCTGGGCCCCTCATATTAAGTCATTACCTCATTCTGTAGCGAACTCTTTTTCTCAATGGATTTCTAAAATAAAGGAAATAGATTTTATTATTGCATGTCCAAAAGAATATAATCTTCATGAAAAATTTTCTAACCATGCTAAAATATTTCATAATCAATATGAAGCATTTAAAAATGCAAACTTTATTTATGCGAAAAACTGGAGTAGTTTTTCAAACTATGGAAAAGTTATTGATATAGATGATAATTGGATGATTACCGAAGATAAAATGAAAATTACAAATAAAGCTAAATTCATGCATTGTTTACCAGTTAGGAGGAATATAGTAGTGGAAGATTCAGTTTTAGATAGTAATGATTCTATTATCTTAGAACAAGCAAATAACAGAATTTATGCTGCACAGATAATATTTTTAAAAATTTTACAGTTTTTATGA